Genomic DNA from Hordeum vulgare subsp. vulgare chromosome 2H, MorexV3_pseudomolecules_assembly, whole genome shotgun sequence:
TGCTGTGTTATTCTTCAAAATATGATTATCGAAGATGAGAGAGGCACGAACTTGGAGTTCTTCTATGACAGTGTAGGTAGCcgtgtcaaaccagctagagaccCTAACCAAATTAGAGCTTTTCTTCAGACCTACAATGATATTGAAAATGGAAACACCCACTGTCAACTTTACAAGGATATCATTGAGCACCATTGGCAAAGGGCTGGGCAGTAACACATTCCATTTTTCCATTAATTTTCATTTCATTCATGTGTGATTTGTACACAGGACAAGTTtgtattgaattatttagtttgcttccgtgatttgaataattattgtGCTTTGGATGATTATTATAATGTAATATTGACATTTTACTTACATTGCACATTAGTAATTCTGATTTACGGGGTTTTTGGTTTATGGGTCGACACGGCGGTGGCCGGGCAAACCCCACATAGTCGGCCTGTAAAAGAACATCTTTTGCTAATATCTTTTTTATGGGTTCATTTTGCGAGGTTTGGCTCTATCCGCGCCCGCGCTGGCCCGCAAAACCGTTTTTCCGCGAACTATAAACGATTTTTGCGGGTCGGCTTTATACGCGGTCTGATgctgttagagcatctctaggctctagcagaccccgtataaagccccgacccgcaaaataaccgccaaaataaGGGTTTGCACAGAAAATGCTGCCAGACCAGACCCCACAAACGCGTCCGACCCGTAAAACTTTTTGAGGGGAGCGGCAAAGTACCCTCCCTGACCGGCCAAAACATAGGTTTCCGCCTCGCCTATACGGTGCCTTGTATCCGAGGGAAGcggtgttagaaatatgccctagaggaaataataaattggttattattatatttccttgttcatgataattgtttattatccatgctagaattctactgattgaaaactcaaatacatgtgtggatacatagacaaacacactatccctagtgagcctctagttgactagctcgttgatcaaagatggtcaaggtttcctggccatagacaagtgttgtcacttgataacgggatcacatcattaggagaatgatgtgatggacaagacccaaactatgaacgtagcatatgatcgtgtcagtttattgctactgttttttgcacgtcaatgtatctgttcctatgaccatgagatcatgtaactcccggacaccggaggaataccttgtgtgtatcaaacatcgcaacgtaacttggtgactataaaggtgctctacaggtatctccgaaggtgtctgttgggttggcgtgaatcaagactcggatttgtcactccgtgtggcagagaggtatctcggggcccactcagtaatacaacatcataataagtcttgcaagcaatgtgactaaggagttagtcacggtatcttgtattacggaacgagtaaagagacttgtgagtaacgatattgaactaggtatagagataccaatgattgattctcgggcaagtaacgtaccgaaggacaaagggaacatcatacgggattaactgaatccttgacataggggTTCAACcatgaagatcttcgtagaatatgtaggaaccaatatggacatccaggtcccgctattggttattgaccggaaagtgtctcagtcatgtttacatagttctggaacctgcagggtctacacacttaaggtttggtgatgataTAAGTGTAGTTGAGttgttatgttggtgaccgaaggttgttcagagttccgaatgagatcacggacatgacGAGGTGCTCCAGAAtactccgaaggtaaagattgatatatgggataatAGTGTTTGGTCTCCGGAATGGTTTCGGAATTTACCGAAAGGGGTTTCGGAtgtttcccaaaatgttcgggtaTGAGAACACATTTATTTGGGCCATGGGGTAAAGCCCACGAGGCTTTAGGAAGGTGCAAAAGGAGTTTTGCAATGGGCACGGGCCAAACACGAGGGACCCTGGCGTTTGGGGGCACACGCCGAGGACCCTGGTGTTTGGTCCTGGAGTCCGAGGAGGACTCTTGCCTTGAGTGCCAAACTGACTTTGAGGAGGCTCTTTCTCCAAGAAACGACCCCAGGGCTCAACATATAAATAGAGGGGCAGGGCTAGCACCCGAGACACATCAAGATTGCCCCAAGCCGTGTGTCGGCAACCCTGCCCCTCTAGTTCATCCTCCGTCATAGTTTTcgttgtgcttggcgaagccctgcggaaatagtttcaccaccaccgacaccacaccgtcgtgctaccagaactcatctactatttagcccctcttgctggatcaagaaggtgaggATGTCATCgaaccgtacgtgtgctgaacgcggaggtgccgtttgttcggcactagatcgagacagatcgtgatgagatcatgggacgggctgtgatttggatcacgaagatgttccactacatcaaccgcgttatatacgcttcctcttagccatctacaagggtatgtagatgcactctccactctcgtagatggtcatcaccatggatatatcttatgtgcgcgtagaaatttttttgtttcccatgcgacgttccccaacaagcggTTGGCGGGATAGACATTTCAGCCCACACCCTTTCCCCGCCCCCTTCTGCCGCCGCCCCCGCCATTGGTTCCGCCAGTCCGTCGCCCCCGCCATTGGTTCTGCCAGTCCGCCGCCAGCGCTTCCGCCAAATCTACGGGGTGAATCGCGCCGCCGGGGCGCCCCTGCCCTCTTAACTCGAGCCGTTGCACCGGCTCCCCCGGATCCGTCAATCCACCGCGGTCGGAGAGCCACCGCCGAAGATGGAGTTGAGCTCATGCGAGAAGTTTTTGCTCGAGGATTAATCCGATTCGGATGGCTTGGATGCTGAGACGATGCTTCTCACATTTCGCCAGCAGAGTTTGGTGATGGCCCTTGCCGTTAAGGAGCACGGAGACGAGCACCGAAAGAGACGGCGAGGATCGACTGTCGGCCGTCTTTGCATTCCTCGAAATCTCTATCTCGGgaacgagatgttgatgcaagactactttGCCGCCAATCCAACATACCAGTCGCACCTCTTCCGGAGAATGTACCGTATGCGCAGATCCCTCTTTGTAAAAATTGTTCAAGCTTGCGAGGCCAATTGTcgatattttactcaaagaaggaatgccgctggcttgaagggatttagtgcatataAAAAAATCTCGGCAGCTATGCGGGTAATTTCATACGACGTTCCAGCTGACTATACCAGATAATTTCATACGACGTTCTGGCAGACTATACCGATGAGTACCTTTGCATTGGGGAAGATAGTACAATTGAGTGAGTGCGtaggcttgctagtggtgatgctccaGCTTGCAACTACACTGTCAATGGGCATGAATACACAAAAGGATACTATCTTGCACATGGTATATACCCTTCTTGGTGCATATTTGTGAAGAGCATCAAATACCCCAAAGTAGGAAAAAGTCTGAATTTGTAAGGGCACAAGAGACAGCCCAAAAAGACACCGAAAGAGCATTTggggttttgcaatctaggtttgccattgttCGTGGTCCTGCTCGGTTTTGGGACAAACGATCCTTAAAAGacatcatgacatgttgtgttattctTCACAATATGATTCTCGAAGATGAGAGAGGCATGAACTTGGAGTTTTTCTATGACAATGTGGACATCCAtgtcaaaccagctagagaccCTAACCGAATTAGAGCTTTTCTTCAGACCTACGGGGAGATTGAAAATGCAAACGCCCACTGTCAACTTCAGAAGGATCTCACTCAGCACCATTGGCAAAGGGCTGGGCAATAACACATTccattttttcattcattttcatTTCATGGATGTGTGATTTGTAAACGGAATAAATTTTGTTTCCATGTGCGACATTCATTTAGTTTGCTATGATGATTTGAATAATTATTATACTTTGGATGATTATTGTATTTATAATATTGACATTTTATTTATAATGCACATGAGTAATTCTAATTTACGGGGTATTCGGTTTGCGGGGTAGATGGATCCGTAAAAAACATCTTATGTGAATATCCCTTTTTACGGATCCGATTTGTAGGATCTAACTCTGTCCGCCCGTGTCGGCCCGCAAAACTTTCTTTCTGTGAAGTGTAAAGGACTTTTGCGGGTTGATTTTATACTGGTGTggtagagatgctcttaggcacCTTGCCGGGGGCGACCCTGCGTTCCAGCCCACTGTAGCGCCCTCCTTCCCGAGAATGAAGTCTGATTTAAACCTTGTGGTTGTAAAGCTTGTTGTAAACGAACCCTCACTTTTAAATCCCTGAAGTTTGTACCTTATCCTTTATAATCCCGGTCGTTTTCAACCCTCAACCAATCCTAGACCTGTTTGTAAGCATAATCCTGGTTGGGATCGCTCATTCCTTTGATGACAACCTGGTCGTACgtgtcatctccatcatcttcatatATCTCTCCGTCTTCCCTTTCTCGATGTGAGCGCGTACAAACCGAGCAGCAATGCAACATACTTTTGTTCTTGTGCACAAACTGGGCGAGTGTGTCGGCAACAGGAGCGCTCGGAAGGAGGTGCCGTTGATCTTATCTGCATATGGAGGATCTCGGATATTGCATGGCCAATTTGCAATGCTACACCAAAGTACGCATGTGTAGACATAGAAAAAGTAGAACGCATACATGCATGAATAACACAGAAAAAGTAGAACGCATACATGCATGAATCGATCTCGTACGTGTCAAAAAGATTCCAACACAAGTTACACAAACCACAAGCCAAAATGTGGCTGTCCATCCAAGACCAGAGGCAACATTAAACACACCTTTCTGTTGTGATACCGGGTCTCGTGTATACTTGTGCTTATTTTCTCCTGTAAACTAGAATCATTACCTGGTTAGTTAGTTAGCCTCTAAGAGTTTGTTAGCACGTCATCATGCATGTCTACATTCCCCATGTACATGTATATTTAGCCTCATGGCTTCAATAATATAATCACGTTGTTTCACTTCACACTCTCAGGTTTTACAAGCAAGCCTCCGTTCACGACAATCACCAAGGATGGCGCGGCCAAGGCGCTCTACACCATGCCGTTCAGCACCGGCCACCTGATGGTCCTCGGCCTATCTGCATTCTGCACCGGCCATCGCGTCGTCGTGCAACGAGCAGACAATGACCGTGACGCTCTCCGCCTCGTTCCCGACCTAGCTGACCAACACACAAACTTTCGTGCTCTGCCTCCGGAGCGACAGCAGGACCGGGTTCACTCGCAACAACGTGGGCACGACCATCTTTCACCCATGGCCTTTTTCCTCGTGTCCTTACGGACCGTCCATCATGAAGTGAGCCAGTGTAATGGGAGTAAAGAGAAAACGAAAATTTGATTCTGCCGGGATTATCTTGTTTCCTATTTCCTGTGAACCAAACGGTTTGGGGTTAAAATTGACCGGAATTTCTGAATACAGGGTACAGATTTTAGGGACTTAAAAAAAGATGAGGGTTCATTACAATTTTAATGTTTAAAATAGACTTTACTCCCTTCCCGATGATAGACGCACTTGCGCCGGCGGAGCACCCACCTGGTGACGGCGAGGGCTGCGGCGTGCGGATCGACAAATCTCGGCCAGCCTTTCCCGGGCGACCTTACTTCGCTTACTTGAGCAAACGGGAGCACAGATTCGTCTCTGCAACTCTATTCCCGATCTACTTTCCCTATGTAGATTCGGCATCGCAATTCCATGGGGATGCTGCATACTGTTATCTGCTCTTCATATGAATCGGTGtgtgtgggtgggtgggtgggtgggggggggggggttgagatAGAATAATGGGAGAAATGTGGTGCTTTATGCTTGGGAGTGCCGGGAAACAGCTTTACGGTTATCTGGAGTTCCTTGTCAGTTCTGTAGTATTAGTAATTTCATTTTGCTGGCGTACTTGAATTGTCAACTGAGACTACAATGTTAGCAATTACTGTGGCTCCAAGAGCATATAGGTTTCGTTTGAATTAGTACTATTAATGTTTGCCGAGTCCTTTGCCATTTGCTGAGTATCACTTCACCTCTATTGTTCTacgtatatactccctccgtccagaaatacttgtggagaaatagatgtatctgacatattttagttctagatacatccatttttatctaTTTCTccaacaagtatttccggacggagggagtactttaaaTGGTAGGAATGTGTAACTGGATAACATAATAAAATGTTACCATTTCTGTTTTCGTTCGTTCAGTTATCTTACAACTGGTGATACATATCTTAAACATGCTTCCTTTTTTTCCTGACGGGAAAAGCATGAGCTCTGCTTATGCATATTAAtgcaaataaagaagaagaaatcaataaagtTTGCATGTTGAAAAAAAATGTATAGTATGTTTGGGTGAGAAAATAGGACAGATAGATGTGCATAAACATCAACCACATCGGCATCACTATATTAATGTAAATAGTTTCATCTGGAGGCGAATAAACTTAATTGATGCAACTAGCATCTTTCTCTGCGCTGATGACTATGTGGTGCTATCTCTCTAATGTGATGCTTATAgtaatgttgcatgatgaaactTCTTGCTCACTTGGATTTACATGGAAATAAGCCGGTTGCTTAGGTGGAGGTAAGCTCATGTTCTTGGTGTTTAGCATTGTGACAACACGCTCCATAGCTGGTCGATCCTCTGCACTTTCTTGAACACATAAAAGTGCCACATGAACACACCTCTCTATCTCTTCATTTTCGTTCCCTGGAGGACAATAAGTCATCTCACGCCATTTTCCATCCATCCAAAGTTGCCAGGCCTGTTATCAAAACATTGTGATTTTTATCCACATTGAAAAACAATATACACACTACATTGTAAAATAAAATTGGTATGCATCGAAGTGCAAATTGGGGTCTAGGGTAACTCCACTCACATATGCAATGAGATTGTATAGTTTCCCATTGTATTGATAGAAGTGGGCTGTCCTCTTTCCACTTATTATTTCCAGAATCAATACGCCAAAGCTAAATACATCTGTCTTGATTGAGCAAACCCCCTCAAAAGCATACTCTGGAGGTATATAGCCACTGTATGGTGGAAGTAAAATCAATGCATGCCACTAATGCAAAAGGTAGAATTTCAAGATTACGTTCATAGGATGCTTCAAtgcattttcttttctttcaaaAGAAGCAGATGTATTTGATATGCACTAAAAGTGAACATGCTTTTATGTTCTTACTGTGTGCCCACTATTCTGGTGGTATTTGACTCTGCCATATTTGAGTAGAATATTCTGGCCACTCCGAAATCAGATATTTTTGGATTCATGGCACTATCCAAGAGAATGTTACTTGCTTTCAAATCCCTATGGACAATGCATATTCGTGAGTAGTTGTGAAGATAAAGAAGACCTTGAGCTGTCCCATCAACTATGCGCAAACGTTTTGACCAGTTTAACTCCCTTCCTTTAGTGATATCTGCAGAACATATATAACTAATCAAAACatgtcgccaagctataaataATACCGTGTTCTATGCTTCTGCCACATCAGAACTAGAAATGCTACCAAAGATGAAGTAGTCTAGGCTTTTGTTTTCCATGTATTCATATACAATTATCTTTTCTCGATCTCCTTGAGTGCAGCATCCCAGCAGTTTAACGAGATTTTTGTGTTGAACCTTTGCTATAAGTTGAATTTCGTTTCGGAATTCCAGTAAACCTTGCAAAGAACATGTTTCCAGTCTCTTGACTGCTATTTTATGTCCATTTCTTAATCGGCCCTGAGGTtgagaaaaggaaaactagttaATAAATGTATACAGTACATCATGTTTTGGGGAAAAGTTAACTATGCATAGTTGCAGAATACATTTTCTTTTTCATGGGTGACTATAAGTAATACAACTCACTACGAAATATGGTATTCAAACAAATGCAGTCAAGCAAGTGAATGTTTACTTTGGATTTTAAGTAAGATAGCATTTATGATGCCAGTACACAACACAATCACCTTATATACAGGACCAAAGCCACCTTGTCCCAGTTTGTTACCAATCGAGAAGTTACTTGTAGCTTCTTTTATCTGGGAGAAATCATAAAGTGAAAATTCTGGGTTGGCTCCTCCCATCCTCCAAAGATTTATTGCAATTTGTATTGACAAGTACAGCCGTCCTAGTTTAAATATTGTTTGTTCTGAAAAATAATAACGAAATGTTATGCTATTCATATCCGTACTTAGAAAAATAAAGAGTGGCAAATATTATCTTATGCAGTGGTGAAATGATGAAGTACATACCTCTTCGTCGTTGTGTTTTGACCCATATATGAAAAACCAAGCAAGAAATTGATATTACTAGTAGGAAACCGCCAACGCCAACCAAGACTGCATTGTTCCATCGAAAAAAGTTTGTTTTACCTGTACATTCACATAAAATTCCAATGAAATCTATTTTGATAAACCAATGGCAAGTTATGTACTGCATTGTTGACACTTTATGCCTTTGCTATGACTAGTGCCATTCATCATAACTGTAGGAACACTTCCAACTACTGGTTAAAGCGTCTTTACTCTTAAAACAACAAAGGATATGAGTTTTAAGACATAGTTTTCAACTTTTCGTAAGCATCATGTCTAGGGTGGAGAAGAGTGATCTTGGAAACAAACTGGCTGTAAGAAGGCAAATTGAAGGCTAAAGGAGTTGTCAGTTCCTATCTGAAACAATGAAGTGGAATAGGTATTTTGGTTTCTAGCAATTTACTTTAGCACATCTTCGCTATTTTTTTTTTTCTAATTCTAAAAAAAAGAACTTCCAAACACGGGAAATGCATTGGAGCTCCCAGGTGCCACACACCCCTATATGAATATAGCATCAAGGGAAATaccagaaaaattcaaaaaaacctGAAATTTTGGGATATCAAACCTGGGTGCCCATTGTACACCTGTGTTcagctttggggggggggggggggggatgggtgCTCATGGTATTCGTGGCGAAGGAAATACGGTCCAACATATTATCCATCCAAATAGTTTTTGCATACATAGGAATTTATTTTGTTTACAGGTTACCACGGGCACTCATTCCCCACGAAACTGAACATGGGTGTACAATGGGCACCCAGGTTTGATATcccaaaattccagattttttaaAATTTTCCTGATACTTCTTTTAATGCTATATTCATATAGGGGTGTGTGTGGCACCCGAGGGCCATAAATCCTCATCCTTCCAAACATCCCCTTGTTTCAAATCTATGCCCTCTTAGACAAGATAATGAGGCTCAAAGCCAAAATTATTAATGAAAATACTTAAGACTAAGTTATTTTCTTCTGTTGTACTTGAATGGTAAAATGAAGCGAATAAATATGTTATGCAATTTGGAGCCATTCAAGAAAACATACTTCTTGGGAGCGCATTGAGCGACAGCATCTTAGTATCGTTAAAGAATTGTGTGTCCGTCTCATAATGCAATGTGCACCACAACCCAAGAAATGCTGCCCCCATCTGGccagcaatgatcttactctgcaTGTCAGGGATTATGCGATCCAGGCATGCCGCACAACGCTCATATGGCATATCCCGTATGCACTGCGCCAACCCATACACCGTCTGTCCTGTCTCCTCAAACCACACTTTGCCGACTGCATATTTTTCTGCTCGGCTCACCACAACATCAGCAAGCGCATGTATCAGCTTGGTGACAAGGTCTTCATAACGCCCGGCGGCTACAGTGGCCCTCACAGAATTCAGGTTAGTATTCACGGTGCACCCGGTCATGTTGCTGAAGTTGGAAAGAAAGTCCTGGTTGGAGAAGCTTATCTGTGCCTGGTATTGGTCGTAGTAGTAGGTCACATTGTTGCTCTGGAGGGAGTAAGAGTTGCCAGCTTTGCTGTTGATTGCTTCATCAAGGGCCTTTGTTAGGCGCTTCTGACAGTCGGAGCCATCAGAATCACCCCGACAAAGCACTGCACCATAGACCTTGTCTGGTCCTATGCCAGCCGTGCCAGTAGCTGAGTGCTTCTCTGTGGCGTTGGCAAACAGTAGTTTGGCGAGGGATATAAGATTGGATTTGTAGGTGCTGTTTGGCATGTACATGCCGCCATTGTTGTCGCTGCAGAGTGCCTGACCTTCCGACGAAGccgagaaggagaggaagagaactAAGAGAGATAGTCGTAGCATCCTCCTCATTTACTTCAGAAAATGGTCTGTGATCTATCGGCGTTGTGGAAGTACTCATGAAACTGTAATGAATAAGTGGCAAATAACATCTTCTCTTTGTGTACAAGAGGTAAACATGTTGAAGGTTCTTACGAAAATGACCTTTGGGACCAGACTGGTCTAAGTTAGAAATTTCTCTTAAAATTGACAGGATGACTGATGGTGACCGTCACCATATCCTGCAAAATAGGGCAGAGAAACATGGCACTGGACTGGGGTTTTGACCTCCAATTTGGTCCAAGTCTAAGCACTGGACTTTATTTACACAGACAGGTGTTGTCATCCTCTATAACACTAAGTTCCCTTGTTTTAAAGAGTCTACAttcagttgagttctttaattagaATTAGGTTACCCGATTTTGATcgggtcaacaatttctcaaagcTCTCTTATTCAATTCTTTTATACCATACACAATGGTTCCAAATTTTAAGGTCTCACAATTAATTGAGGTATTCAATTTAGAATTGGATCATCCGATTTTGACCGGGTCAACAATTTGTCAAGCTCTGCCATTCATTTTTTTAATTCATTCCCTAATTTTGAAGCTCTTTCATTCAATTGAGATATTCAATTTTGAATTTGGTTTACGATTTTAATCGGGCCAATGATATTTCAAAACAATCAGCAACAACTGCCCTATAAAAACATATCAATCATGGCGCACCCTCCCACCACCTAGAAAAAAGAAGCGCCATCATGTGATATTGTAGCACCAATAGAGTACATGCAACCACCGACACTAAAATTTCCCCACATAAATATAGGTTGGTTAGCGGATAACACTGAATCACACCATGAAAGGCCCACCAAATCACCGCactataaataaaaataaaacacgcTAACATCTCACTCACCCGCCAAACTAAATATTCCATCAGTTCCAAAATACGGGTATTGGGTTTTTGGAAAGtcatatttcttcaactttaaccAAGTTTACAGCAAGAATATCGACATCCACAATATTAAACAAAATAAGTATGGAAATTCATTTCATGCTGAATCTAAAAACACCGATTTGATATTATGGATTTTGATATAATTTTTCTATAAAATTGATAAAATTTAAAAGGTTTGACTTTCCAAAAAAATATTACACATcaatatttttcatttttgtttctaGACGTGTGTTTCGAATCCATCAATTTAATTTGTTTTGCTATATGATCTATACATAAATTTGTCTATATTGTCATTTTTTGttgaatttttaaaatatttttggaatgaGATTTCTAGAGTTGGGAGTATCGGGAGTATAGAATACCTTCTCTATAATGGATTTTTACAAACTAAATATGAATTGGTTCATCACAGTGACTACAATGTTGCACAGTGCAGATACATGAAATATTTGAATCTCAAAGGACGATCTGACGGTAGATAGTAGGGCGGTTTTGTTGATCTGCCCAGCAGCTAGCAGGTCATGTGCTGGTTCCAGTGCCATGTAGTTTCGAAACAGATATGTATATTCTTGTAGTCCCAAATTATGAATATTGCATATGATGGAAAATCTTGTTACATATGCAGGAATAGGACAAATGGGTGAAGTTCTGAGCCACTAATGGAATACAAACAATGCCCTGTCTAGTTAACTAGTCAACACAAGAAGAACATCCAAAAACAGTAGGCACACACCCTGCAAATGAAATAAATGACCATTTATCTACCATCAGTAGTGGTGAGGGTTATATCATTTCTGGTGCATGATAAATTGATGTCTATTGACACATCTACTCTGGTATAGGAGTAAGCTGGTTGCCTTGGCTCTGGTACGGTGATGTCGTCACTGCTAAGCATTGCAACAATATCAGACATAGTGGGGCGGTCTACTGCTTTCATTTGGACACACATGAGTGCCAACCTGAGATATTTCATCATGTCTCCTGGATCATATTCATCACCAATTGATTGATCAATGAATTCatgccatctttcttcttcccACATCTGCCATGCCTGAAAATAGGGTTCTTACATAAATTTGATGGTAGGGGCAACCTTATATATCTGCAGTTAAATTTTTGACAAAATTATGGCTAATAAAACAGGAAAAGAATGAAAAGACACCTACAATTCATGGAAAATAAAATTTGAGAATACACCGATTTTATAGATTTTAACTTGCTTACATATTGAAGTAGATTGTCAAATTCTCCTCCATTATGCTGAAATCCTGCACTCTTCTTTCCACTTATAATCTCAAGAAGCAATACCCCAAAACTGAAAACATCTGACTTGATCGAAAGGAGGCCCTGAAATGCGTACTCAGGAGCCATGTAACCACTAGGAAAGATGGCATGCAATAGTCAGAAGGAAAATGCTTGGGTCGAAACATTAATTGGTAATTTACTTGTGTGCTGTACTTACTATGTTCCAACAAGCCTGCTTGTTTTTGTTTGAGTGGCGTCTGACGGAAATATCCTTGCCATGCCAAAATCAGAAATCTTAGGATTTAACTCGGAGTCTAATAGAATATTGCTTGCTTTCAGATCCCTATGGATGATACGCAGTCGTGAATGCTCATGAAGGTATAGAAGCCCTTGTGCTATTCCTTCAATTATTTTCAGTCGTATCATCCAGTTTAATGATGTCCTCCTGTTTGGATCTGCAAATATGACACAGGGCCAAGTGTTTAGTAGTACTTCTACTACAGAGGGGAAGGCATACAATTAAACATTAGCAAATTACTCCAGAAACCTACCGAAAATGAAGTAGTCCAAGCTTTTGTTTGACATGTATTCATAGATCAGTATCTTCTCTTCATCGTGGATGCAACAACCCAACAGCCTAACAAGGTGTCTGTGCTGAAGTTTTGCTACCAGTTGGATCTCATTTTTGAATTCCACTAGGCCTTGGCTTGATCGTGCAGCAAGTTTTTTAATTGCTACTTCTTGTCCGTCAGGAAAAATTCCCTGCAAAAATCATGAACCATCCTCTATATCTTAGAATGGTGCAGTGTTAATTTTGTTTTTATGGAGGaaatatgaatatgatgaaaaatACTTTGTAAACGGGTCCAAAGCCACCCTGTCCTAATATTTTGCCCGGTGAGAAGTTGTCTGTAGCATCTGCAATTT
This window encodes:
- the LOC123425831 gene encoding cysteine-rich receptor-like protein kinase 6 isoform X1; translated protein: MFVALVVLLLSLPAPSAGDRLFCADANGKYSPNSTYRASLRSLADELTAGAMKSHSATGTAGTGSDKVYGAVLCRGDSTGADCSGRLREAFGRTISAKAAACALHKDVALYSELYQLRFSDEDFLSTFRNAPEWVDGTNLNLVPATDAGQFDELVAKLTRSLAEAAAAQPDRYATADALWSSPESQRTVYGLAQCTRDMPPERCRACLDGIAAEIRRRVGSSRMGGAIHGARCTLRYETGTQFFTETATGQRKGHALLIIATVYSLSVVCTRLLFCVLYIIKREKRGKINSTEQPKNIDEILRLWKMEDTGSEFSLYDFSQIADATDNFSPGKILGQGGFGPVYKGIFPDGQEVAIKKLAARSSQGLVEFKNEIQLVAKLQHRHLVRLLGCCIHDEEKILIYEYMSNKSLDYFIFDPNRRTSLNWMIRLKIIEGIAQGLLYLHEHSRLRIIHRDLKASNILLDSELNPKISDFGMARIFPSDATQTKTSRLVGTYGYMAPEYAFQGLLSIKSDVFSFGVLLLEIISGKKSAGFQHNGGEFDNLLQYAWQMWEEERWHEFIDQSIGDEYDPGDMMKYLRLALMCVQMKAVDRPTMSDIVAMLSSDDITVPEPRQPAYSYTRVDVSIDINLSCTRNDITLTTTDGR
- the LOC123425831 gene encoding cysteine-rich receptor-like protein kinase 6 isoform X2; amino-acid sequence: MFVALVVLLLSLPAPSAGDRLFCADANGKYSPNSTYRASLRSLADELTAGAMKSHSATGTAGTGSDKVYGAVLCRGDSTGADCSGRLREAFGRTISAKAAACALHKDVALYSELYQLRFSDEDFLSTFRNAPEWVDGTNLNLVPATDAGQFDELVAKLTRSLAEAAAAQPDRYATADALWSSPESQRTVYGLAQCTRDMPPERCRACLDGIAAEIRRRVGSSRMGGAIHGARCTLRYETGTQFFTETATGKINSTEQPKNIDEILRLWKMEDTGSEFSLYDFSQIADATDNFSPGKILGQGGFGPVYKGIFPDGQEVAIKKLAARSSQGLVEFKNEIQLVAKLQHRHLVRLLGCCIHDEEKILIYEYMSNKSLDYFIFDPNRRTSLNWMIRLKIIEGIAQGLLYLHEHSRLRIIHRDLKASNILLDSELNPKISDFGMARIFPSDATQTKTSRLVGTYGYMAPEYAFQGLLSIKSDVFSFGVLLLEIISGKKSAGFQHNGGEFDNLLQYAWQMWEEERWHEFIDQSIGDEYDPGDMMKYLRLALMCVQMKAVDRPTMSDIVAMLSSDDITVPEPRQPAYSYTRVDVSIDINLSCTRNDITLTTTDGR